Proteins from a genomic interval of Watersipora subatra chromosome 10, tzWatSuba1.1, whole genome shotgun sequence:
- the LOC137405593 gene encoding arf-GAP domain and FG repeat-containing protein 1-like isoform X1, which produces MAAAKQQEEKRVQCLRKMVALPHNRYCFDCGQRGPTYVNMTVGSYVCTACSGILRGINPPHRVKSISMASFTQEEVDLLIQRGNEYNKQVWLGLHATKDPPQMDTKDEIKLRDYLTQKYERKRWYQAPTDSLAEEAKVMNSQTPQHVSGSTSALRRPVVGGFRIQTGTVSAPTSSLPKTVAAPTAPQPPPISQPVSTTPAQPTSLQNPNATSADLLSDVFGGSKAAPDASAGAEFSQPNFANFSGAQLAQPSPLTSTSDTIATESIPAADSDIIDSAGTQATNQWSTLSAPPTADNKYASLTGLFSDTNEAPPGVAASNPAPIPAAGGVNWSAINWSSGGGGTSSVLPTNTAPASSAALGINWGTPPSSQPLQPGFSAAPQVTPVQTNTGWSTGAPTAGVNPFITGPSSFGAPSTGFGASPGFGAGQPAQQPFGQSQPSVSLSQQPQMFGNAQLAPSFQAFGHPQGNGQIAPAAAALANGTTNQWTSNQWGSTTNQWSAPANKQQNFANPFLAQTPAAPAQQPSMSTNPFL; this is translated from the exons ATGGCAGCTGCTAAACAGCAAGAAGAAAAAAGAGTGCAATGTTTACGTAAAATGGTTGCATTACCTCACAATAGATATTGCTTTGATTGTGGTCAGAGAGGTCCGACTTATGTAAATATGACTGTAGGGTCATATGTGTGTACAGCATGTAGTGGAATATT ACGAGGCATTAACCCACCACACAGAGTCAAATCAATTTCCATGGCCAGTTTTACCCAGGAAGAAGTCGATTTACTAATACAGCGAGGCAATGAG TACAACAAGCAAGTCTGGCTCGGTTTGCATGCCACGAAAGACCCTCCACAGATGGACACTAAAGATGAAATTAAACTTCGAGATTATTTAACCCAAAAATATGAGAGGAAGCGTTGGTATCAGGCCCCAACAGACTCACTTGCTGAAGAGGCTAAGGTCATGAACAGTCAAACCCCACAACATGTGTCCGGCAGCACATCAGCGCTGAGACGACCAGTTGTTGGAGGATTTCGAATACAAACCGGAACAGTCAGTGCTCCAACCTCGTCTTTACCAAAG ACTGTTGCGGCTCCTACTGCTCCACAGCCTCCACCTATTTCCCAACCAGTCTCCACGACTCCAGCTCAACCCACTTCCTTGCAAAACCCCAATGCAACGTCTGCTGATCTTCTCTCAGATGTGTTCGGAGGCAGCAAGGCAGCTCCTGACGCATCTGCCGGAGCTGAGTTCAGTCAGcccaattttgccaattttagcGGAGCTCAACTCGCACAACCCTCTCCTTTAACATCCACTTCTG ATACTATCGCAACAGAATCTATTCCTGCTGCTGATAGCGATATCATCGACTCGG CAGGAACTCAGGCTACTAATCAGTGGTCAACTCTGTCCGCACCCCCTACTGCTGATAACAAATATGCTAGCCTCACTGGTCTCTTCTCTGATACAAATGAGGCTCCGCCGGGAGTGGCCGCCAGCAACCCCGCACCTATTCCAGCAGCAGGTGGCGTTAACTGGAGTGCTATAAACTGGAGTAGCGGTGGAGGGGGTACATCTTCAGTCCTTCCTACTAACACAG CACCGGCCTCGTCTGCAGCCTTAGGTATTAATTGGGGCACTCCGCCATCTTCACAACCCCTTCAACCTGGTTTTTCCGCTGCACCACAAGTCACCCCTGTTCAAACAAATACTGGCTGGTCTACTGGAGCTCCTACCGCAG GTGTGAATCCGTTTATCACTGGCCCCTCCAgttttggagcaccatctaccgGATTTGGTGCATCTCCTGGGTTCGGCGCTGGACAACCTGCCCAACAACCATTTGGCCAGTCACAGCCATCTGTCTCCTTGTCCCAACAGCCTCAG ATGTTTGGCAATGCCCAGCTAGCTCCATCTTTCCAAGCATTTGGTCATCCACAGGGAAATGGACAGATAGCCCCTGCGGCTGCAGCTCTGGCCAATGGAACAACAAACCAATGGACTAGCAATCAATGGGGGTCAACTACCAATCAGTGGTCTGCTCCAGCGAATAAACAGCAAAACTTTGCAAATCCTTTTTTG GCACAGACTCCAGCAGCTCCAGCTCAGCAGCCATCAATGTCAACTAACCCTTTCCTTTGA
- the LOC137405593 gene encoding arf-GAP domain and FG repeat-containing protein 1-like isoform X3 has product MAAAKQQEEKRVQCLRKMVALPHNRYCFDCGQRGPTYVNMTVGSYVCTACSGILRGINPPHRVKSISMASFTQEEVDLLIQRGNEYNKQVWLGLHATKDPPQMDTKDEIKLRDYLTQKYERKRWYQAPTDSLAEEAKVMNSQTPQHVSGSTSALRRPVVGGFRIQTGTVSAPTSSLPKTVAAPTAPQPPPISQPVSTTPAQPTSLQNPNATSADLLSDVFGGSKAAPDASAGAEFSQPNFANFSGAQLAQPSPLTSTSGTQATNQWSTLSAPPTADNKYASLTGLFSDTNEAPPGVAASNPAPIPAAGGVNWSAINWSSGGGGTSSVLPTNTAPASSAALGINWGTPPSSQPLQPGFSAAPQVTPVQTNTGWSTGAPTAGVNPFITGPSSFGAPSTGFGASPGFGAGQPAQQPFGQSQPSVSLSQQPQMFGNAQLAPSFQAFGHPQGNGQIAPAAAALANGTTNQWTSNQWGSTTNQWSAPANKQQNFANPFLAQTPAAPAQQPSMSTNPFL; this is encoded by the exons ATGGCAGCTGCTAAACAGCAAGAAGAAAAAAGAGTGCAATGTTTACGTAAAATGGTTGCATTACCTCACAATAGATATTGCTTTGATTGTGGTCAGAGAGGTCCGACTTATGTAAATATGACTGTAGGGTCATATGTGTGTACAGCATGTAGTGGAATATT ACGAGGCATTAACCCACCACACAGAGTCAAATCAATTTCCATGGCCAGTTTTACCCAGGAAGAAGTCGATTTACTAATACAGCGAGGCAATGAG TACAACAAGCAAGTCTGGCTCGGTTTGCATGCCACGAAAGACCCTCCACAGATGGACACTAAAGATGAAATTAAACTTCGAGATTATTTAACCCAAAAATATGAGAGGAAGCGTTGGTATCAGGCCCCAACAGACTCACTTGCTGAAGAGGCTAAGGTCATGAACAGTCAAACCCCACAACATGTGTCCGGCAGCACATCAGCGCTGAGACGACCAGTTGTTGGAGGATTTCGAATACAAACCGGAACAGTCAGTGCTCCAACCTCGTCTTTACCAAAG ACTGTTGCGGCTCCTACTGCTCCACAGCCTCCACCTATTTCCCAACCAGTCTCCACGACTCCAGCTCAACCCACTTCCTTGCAAAACCCCAATGCAACGTCTGCTGATCTTCTCTCAGATGTGTTCGGAGGCAGCAAGGCAGCTCCTGACGCATCTGCCGGAGCTGAGTTCAGTCAGcccaattttgccaattttagcGGAGCTCAACTCGCACAACCCTCTCCTTTAACATCCACTTCTG GAACTCAGGCTACTAATCAGTGGTCAACTCTGTCCGCACCCCCTACTGCTGATAACAAATATGCTAGCCTCACTGGTCTCTTCTCTGATACAAATGAGGCTCCGCCGGGAGTGGCCGCCAGCAACCCCGCACCTATTCCAGCAGCAGGTGGCGTTAACTGGAGTGCTATAAACTGGAGTAGCGGTGGAGGGGGTACATCTTCAGTCCTTCCTACTAACACAG CACCGGCCTCGTCTGCAGCCTTAGGTATTAATTGGGGCACTCCGCCATCTTCACAACCCCTTCAACCTGGTTTTTCCGCTGCACCACAAGTCACCCCTGTTCAAACAAATACTGGCTGGTCTACTGGAGCTCCTACCGCAG GTGTGAATCCGTTTATCACTGGCCCCTCCAgttttggagcaccatctaccgGATTTGGTGCATCTCCTGGGTTCGGCGCTGGACAACCTGCCCAACAACCATTTGGCCAGTCACAGCCATCTGTCTCCTTGTCCCAACAGCCTCAG ATGTTTGGCAATGCCCAGCTAGCTCCATCTTTCCAAGCATTTGGTCATCCACAGGGAAATGGACAGATAGCCCCTGCGGCTGCAGCTCTGGCCAATGGAACAACAAACCAATGGACTAGCAATCAATGGGGGTCAACTACCAATCAGTGGTCTGCTCCAGCGAATAAACAGCAAAACTTTGCAAATCCTTTTTTG GCACAGACTCCAGCAGCTCCAGCTCAGCAGCCATCAATGTCAACTAACCCTTTCCTTTGA
- the LOC137405593 gene encoding arf-GAP domain and FG repeat-containing protein 1-like isoform X2, whose protein sequence is MAAAKQQEEKRVQCLRKMVALPHNRYCFDCGQRGPTYVNMTVGSYVCTACSGILRGINPPHRVKSISMASFTQEEVDLLIQRGNEYNKQVWLGLHATKDPPQMDTKDEIKLRDYLTQKYERKRWYQAPTDSLAEEAKVMNSQTPQHVSGSTSALRRPVVGGFRIQTGTVSAPTSSLPKTVAAPTAPQPPPISQPVSTTPAQPTSLQNPNATSADLLSDVFGGSKAAPDASAGAEFSQPNFANFSGAQLAQPSPLTSTSAGTQATNQWSTLSAPPTADNKYASLTGLFSDTNEAPPGVAASNPAPIPAAGGVNWSAINWSSGGGGTSSVLPTNTAPASSAALGINWGTPPSSQPLQPGFSAAPQVTPVQTNTGWSTGAPTAGVNPFITGPSSFGAPSTGFGASPGFGAGQPAQQPFGQSQPSVSLSQQPQMFGNAQLAPSFQAFGHPQGNGQIAPAAAALANGTTNQWTSNQWGSTTNQWSAPANKQQNFANPFLAQTPAAPAQQPSMSTNPFL, encoded by the exons ATGGCAGCTGCTAAACAGCAAGAAGAAAAAAGAGTGCAATGTTTACGTAAAATGGTTGCATTACCTCACAATAGATATTGCTTTGATTGTGGTCAGAGAGGTCCGACTTATGTAAATATGACTGTAGGGTCATATGTGTGTACAGCATGTAGTGGAATATT ACGAGGCATTAACCCACCACACAGAGTCAAATCAATTTCCATGGCCAGTTTTACCCAGGAAGAAGTCGATTTACTAATACAGCGAGGCAATGAG TACAACAAGCAAGTCTGGCTCGGTTTGCATGCCACGAAAGACCCTCCACAGATGGACACTAAAGATGAAATTAAACTTCGAGATTATTTAACCCAAAAATATGAGAGGAAGCGTTGGTATCAGGCCCCAACAGACTCACTTGCTGAAGAGGCTAAGGTCATGAACAGTCAAACCCCACAACATGTGTCCGGCAGCACATCAGCGCTGAGACGACCAGTTGTTGGAGGATTTCGAATACAAACCGGAACAGTCAGTGCTCCAACCTCGTCTTTACCAAAG ACTGTTGCGGCTCCTACTGCTCCACAGCCTCCACCTATTTCCCAACCAGTCTCCACGACTCCAGCTCAACCCACTTCCTTGCAAAACCCCAATGCAACGTCTGCTGATCTTCTCTCAGATGTGTTCGGAGGCAGCAAGGCAGCTCCTGACGCATCTGCCGGAGCTGAGTTCAGTCAGcccaattttgccaattttagcGGAGCTCAACTCGCACAACCCTCTCCTTTAACATCCACTTCTG CAGGAACTCAGGCTACTAATCAGTGGTCAACTCTGTCCGCACCCCCTACTGCTGATAACAAATATGCTAGCCTCACTGGTCTCTTCTCTGATACAAATGAGGCTCCGCCGGGAGTGGCCGCCAGCAACCCCGCACCTATTCCAGCAGCAGGTGGCGTTAACTGGAGTGCTATAAACTGGAGTAGCGGTGGAGGGGGTACATCTTCAGTCCTTCCTACTAACACAG CACCGGCCTCGTCTGCAGCCTTAGGTATTAATTGGGGCACTCCGCCATCTTCACAACCCCTTCAACCTGGTTTTTCCGCTGCACCACAAGTCACCCCTGTTCAAACAAATACTGGCTGGTCTACTGGAGCTCCTACCGCAG GTGTGAATCCGTTTATCACTGGCCCCTCCAgttttggagcaccatctaccgGATTTGGTGCATCTCCTGGGTTCGGCGCTGGACAACCTGCCCAACAACCATTTGGCCAGTCACAGCCATCTGTCTCCTTGTCCCAACAGCCTCAG ATGTTTGGCAATGCCCAGCTAGCTCCATCTTTCCAAGCATTTGGTCATCCACAGGGAAATGGACAGATAGCCCCTGCGGCTGCAGCTCTGGCCAATGGAACAACAAACCAATGGACTAGCAATCAATGGGGGTCAACTACCAATCAGTGGTCTGCTCCAGCGAATAAACAGCAAAACTTTGCAAATCCTTTTTTG GCACAGACTCCAGCAGCTCCAGCTCAGCAGCCATCAATGTCAACTAACCCTTTCCTTTGA